A single genomic interval of Arachis duranensis cultivar V14167 chromosome 7, aradu.V14167.gnm2.J7QH, whole genome shotgun sequence harbors:
- the LOC107459555 gene encoding uncharacterized protein LOC107459555: MLLRSSSAPIPTSFIPHSREPSSPEAERVLQFSRTRSFASPRQNLPDSSDHQSPTKHNDNKSCIPRSNVLKSQHGTKIKESDQVMTHTTKGKPSIRELFSVSGLDRQVLVEYDEDGGEEKERGNRGLQTLVVGGGMGSNGGKICGGSGRVPDGSGWESDKTDAYYQTMIQANPNNALLLGNYAKFLKEVRGDYPKAEEYLERAILANPGDATVLSLYADLIWQIEKDADRAEGYFDQAVKSAPDDCYVLASYAKFLWDAEEEEDKDHQHQTDHSNVFHGANGQPHFNAYLSVSE, encoded by the exons ATGTTACTAAGAAGCTCCTCCGCACCAATACCAACCTCGTTCATACCCCATTCTAGGGAACCATCCTCCCCTGAAGCAGAAAGGGTTCTTCAATTTTCTAGAACAAGATCATTTGCCAGTCCAAGACAAAACTTGCCTGACTCATCAGATCATCAAAGCCCAACAAAGCATAACGACAACAAGAGTTGCATACCACGTAGTAACGTGCTCAAGAGTCAGCATGGTACCAAGATCAAAGAAAGTGACCAAGTGATGACTCACACAACAAAAGGGAAACCTTCAATCAGAGAACTCTTCTCAGTCTCAGGTTTAGATAGGCAAGTCCTAGTAGAATATGATGAAGATGGTGGTGAAGAGAAGGAGAGAGGTAATAGGGGATTGCAGACTTTGGTTGTTGGTGGTGGGATGGGGAGTAATGGTGGCAAGATATGTGGTGGCAGTGGAAGAGTCCCAGATGGAAGTGGCTGGGAATCAGATAAGACTGATGCTTATTACCAAACCATGATTCAAGCTAACCCCAACAATGCGCTTCTGCTTGGAAATTATGCTAAGTTCTTAAAAGAG GTTCGTGGAGATTATCCTAAAGCCGAAGAATATCTTGAAAGAGCCATTTTGGCTAATCCTGGTGATGCAACTGTTTTGTCACTCTATGCGGATTTAATTTGGCAAATAGAGAAGGATGCTGATCGTGCTGAGGGCTATTTTGATCAAGCCGTTAAAAGCGCCCCTGATGATTG CTATGTCCTGGCTTCTTATGCTAAATTCCTTTGGGAtgctgaagaggaggaagataaAGACCACCAACATCAAACTGATCACAGCAATGTCTTTCATGGAGCTAATGGCCAGCCTCATTTTAATGCATACCTCTCTGTCTCTGAGTGA
- the LOC107459556 gene encoding methyl-CpG-binding domain-containing protein 11 — translation MDTNNASKELQEEVVSVELPAPPSWNKMYFPKKVGSPRKSEIVFIAPTGEEISSRKQLEQYLKAHPGNPAISEFDWGTGETPRRSARISEKVKSSPPTDSEPAKKRSRKSSGSKKENKETEPASEEGKGKVTTEEPQDPEAKGEKQLENGDENEKNEQTKDAEVDKEETGLNNENDAEKIGNSHAEGGNVTADKPPVEEGQNQEMVTEASQENGATENKQDKSDAVILDANGSAEKEEDPIAVTPASAEEINNAKQDIVVTDERSNPVQAEEQLKKEGELVDNGNVIWNCAQ, via the exons ATGGACACCAACAACGCTTCCAAGGAGTTGCAGGAGGAGGTTGTCTCCGTTGAGCTTCCAGCTCCCCCTTCTTGGAACAAGATg TACTTCCCTAAGAAAGTGGGCTCACCAAGAAAAAGCGAAATTGTATTCATTGCACCAACTGGGGAGGAGATCAGTTCTAGAAAACAATTGGAACAATACCTTAAGGCACATCCAGGCAACCCTGCAATCTCTGAGTTTGACTGGGGAACTGGTGAGACCCCCCGACGATCAGCTAGGATTAGTGAAAAGGTGAAATCAAGTCCACCTACAGACAGCGAGCCTGCAAAGAAAAGATCTAGAAAATCTTCAGGATCAAAGAAGGAGAACAAAGAAACTGAACCTGCTTCAGAGGAAGGCAAGGGGAAGGTAACTACTGAAGAACCCCAGGATCCAGAAGCTAAAGGAGAAAAGCAACTTGAGAATGgagatgagaatgaaaaaaatgaacaaacCAAGGATGCAGAGGTAGATAAGGAAGAGACTGGTCTGAACAATGAGAATGATGCAGAGAAGATTGGGAATAGTCATGCGGAAGGTGGAAATGTAACTGCTGACAAGCCTCCAGTTGAAGAAGGTCAAAACCAAGAAATGGTTACTGAAGCATCCCAAGAAAATGGTGCAACTGAGAATAAGCAGGATAAATCAGATGCTGTGATTCTTGATGCAAATGGCAGTGCCGAGAAAGAGGAGGATCCGATTGCTGTGACACCTGCATCTGCTGAAGAGATCAATAATGCAAAGCAAGATATCGTGGTAACTGATGAAAGAAGTAACCCCGTTCAAGCCGAGGAGCAACTGAAGAAGGAGGGTGAGCTAGTTGACAATGGAAATGTTATTTGG